The genomic segment TCATCTTGAACAAACGTTAGTTGCTTATGCATTCTGGCAGTCTAGGGGTCAGTGGTTTGATAGCAAAATTGTAGCAACCACAATGGTTGATCGCTTAAGCTTTCAAAATCAAGTTCAATCATTGGCTCGTCATTATGCTGGAGCCAAGCACTTGTTTTGGCGAGATGCGTAAAGGAATGCTTCAGATCTAATATGAGTAATGTTAACAAGCCCCTAAAAATTTTGATGATTCTACATATGCCCTGGAATCGCAATTTGGGCGGGGCGCGAGTTCAACTGGAACTCGCTGAAGAGTTTCAATTACTGGGGCATCAAGTAGAAAAATTCGATATATTAGATGCTTTTCCGCACAGTAAATTCTCTAGACTTACATCCTTAACTCGTCCAAGTTTTGCTACTAAAGCCAGGGCGTATGTTGAAGCTAACGCTCATCGCTTTGATATTATTGATGCTCATCAAGGCAATTTACCCTTTTCTAAGGGTAAACTTGGTTTTGAAGGCTTACTAGTAGCACGCTCGGTAGGTCTTTATGCTTTTTGCGAAGAATTTGCTAGCTTTGAAAAAACAAAATGGGCAATCAAGCCTCAAGGAAATCCAATTAGCCGGTTTTTACGAAATTGGAGAAACAAGCAAGAAAGTCCTTACTATCTAAAAAGTTTAGAAGCGTGTGATTTAATCAATTTACCTAATTTTGATGAATTAAAGTATGTAAAAGAACAGTGGGGATTGGAAAAAAAATCTGTTGTTTTTCCTTTTGGACTTTCTGAACAGCGACAGCAGAAATTTATTAGCGTGATTCCGCCTAGTGAGATTAGATTATCTCACCAGGAAATAGTTTTTATTGGCTATTGGTCGCCTCGTAAAGGTTCTAGAGATTGGGCAGAAATTATTAGAAGAATTAAGGAAAAAATTCCGAAGGCTAAATTCTTATTTTTAGGTACAGGTGTTGATCCTGCTCAAGTGCTAGCCGACTTAGAACAGCCTCCTTGTGAATGGATCAAGATTGTTCCTTCTTATGATAGTGAAGAGTTACCAGAACTTTTATCTACAGCAACTGTAGGGGCTTTTCCTAGCTATATGGAAGGCTTTGGATTCGCAGTTCTCGAAAAACTTGCTAGTGGTTTGCCAACCATCGCGTATGATATTCCCGGCCCTCGCGATATGTTAAGCTCTCTAGATACAAAACTTATGGTTTCGGTAGGCTCTGTAGAAGAGTTTGCAAATCGGCTTATAGATATTCTTCAGCTTTCGCCAAAAAGCTACTCAATACTATCTGAGCAGTGTGTTCAGAAAGCTAAGAGATTCTCTTGGAAAGAGATTGCTCGCGCTCACTTAGAAGTTTACACAGAATTACTACAATCGATTAAGTAATTTCTATTAAAATCTACTATTTGTAGGTTAAATTATTTTAAAAAGGGACAAGGAATTAGACTTATGATACATCGGATACGTACTGCTTATGAAGTGATGAGAGTAACTCATAAATACTTTCGGGCAAGTCAAGTTCCTGATGGGGGCTTTTATTATTTAAATGGTACTCCTAAGCGACTTTATGGCCAATATGCTCTTACTATGGCTATTGGCATTAGCTTACATGATTGTTATGGTTTAAAAAGATTTAAATATTTAGAAAATATTGTTGATATTGGGGCTAATATTGGAGTATTTACTCTTTATGCTTCTCTGCTATTTCCCAAAGCAAAAATAGCCGCTTATGAACCATTTTTACCAACGTTTGAAAATTTGAAAAAAAATTTAGAAGTTCAAGGAAATGTAGCAATTTATCCTTATGCTGTCGGTGATAGTAATCGGGAAGTTGAGTTGAATTATCAAGGTGATGCATCAGCTTGTTATGTCAGTGATTCTTCTAGTATCAATTCTATAGAGCATCAGAAGACCTGTATGAAAAGTTTTGATGAGATTGCTAACCAGTTCAACTCTCCCATTGGCTTACTAAAGTTAGACTGTGAAGGTTCGGAATATGAGATTATGCGCTGTGCATCTTTTGAGACCGTTCGATATGTAGTGGGTGAGCTGCATACCTGTCCTCAAGGAACTCCTGAATTGGGACTAGAAATCTTAAAAGAAAGAGGCTTTATCATAGATAAATGGCTTCCTTATCCTGACGGAAAAGCAGGAGATGTGTGGGCTAGAAATGCTCGGAATACAGGGTGTGAAGAAGACTGGCTAGCTTAAGGGTTTAAAGCTGTAATTATAGGTCTTCGATTAGATTGCTACTCCCTTTGAACAAACTTGATCAGTTTAGATTTCAAATGTAATCATGATGATTATGAGGCTGAGGAACAGTGAATGAATATAGGTTAAGTATAGCTTTAATCACTCGAAATCTTCCTGATTTACTGGAGCGATGCTTAAGAAGCCTTCGCTCGCAAAGCATTCAACCTTTTGAAGTGGTTGTTTCTGATGATTCTGAGCCAGAATATGTTGTGGCAAACCAGTTAATTGCTCAAAAATGGAATTGCCGATACCTTACAGGAACGCGTCGAGGATTGCAGGCTAATCTAAACAATGCTATTTTGGCTTGCCAAGGCACTCATGTTCGTATTGTGAATGACGATCATATTTTTCCAGAAAATCATTTTAAAGTTCTTCTTCAAGCTATTGAATCCGATCCAGAATGTATTTGGACATTAGGTGAATATTATGAAATGCCTCACTCTAATGCTATCTTGCATTTGCCGGGTGAAGTTCAGCCAAGAGGCTATCATAAGCCGATAACAAACTATACTAACTCGTTTGGCATTAGCGGTGGTTCAGCAACGCTTCCTCGGAAAATTTTTGAAATTCATCGCTTTTTAGAAACCTTCGGTTATGTTTGTGATTTAGAGTTTGGACCTCGTTTAAGCGCACTGGGATATCGAATTCGCTATTGTCCAGATACCTATGTGATTCATTTAAGCGAGGGAAGTGCTGAAGAAAGAATAGATAAGCGCAAGTTTGTTTACCCAAAGGGTTCTTTTTTGCTGGCGCATCTTACCTATAGCTGTTATAGACCTAACTTCTTGAACCAAGTAGAATGTTTGGTCTATTTTGCAATGTTGGCAATCATGACTTCTTTTAAAGTAAAAAATAACTACTTTACTTTGACAGATTTTTGGGAAACATTGACTCTATCAAATCAATACCGTGAAAAGTTCAGAAATCAAGAATATGAGCAAATAGTTTAGAAATGTGATGCCTAGATTGGATATTTGTTTGGGGCTAACTTTAAATACCAAAAATGATTAACTTGAATATTTATTAGAGATATAATATATGCTTTTAGTGACTGTTGTCATCCCAACTTATAATTATGAACAATATATCGGTGATGCAATTAATAGCGTCTTGCAGTGTGGCTACCCAAGTCACGATCTGGAAATTATTGTTATTGATGATGGCTCAACGGATGATACGAAGAGTAGCCTAGAAAGTTACCAAGATTTGATTCAATATGTTTATCAAGATAATTTAGGAAAAGCAGCGGCTACTCAAAAGGGTATTGAATTAGCTAAAGGAAAGTATATTTTTAATTTAGATGCAGATGATTTATTTTTACCTCAAAAAATTCAAAAAGTTGTTGAAATATTTGAGCAAGATTCTAGTTTAACTCATGTTTCTCATCCAGCTTTGTATTGGAACGTATCAACTGATAGTAAAGAGATAGAAGCAATTCCTGACTTTATAAAAAGACGTAAGATTAAAGGTGAAGAGTTAATTAACTACTTTTACCCCCGTCGAATGTTGTTTGGCGGAGGTTCAACGTTTGCAGCTAAGACGGAGTTTTTAAGAAAATCCACGATTCCATCGGGGGTAGATATGTTCACCGATGAGTATCTAGTTTTAGTGGCTTTGAATAAAGGGTATACTTATTTTCTGAATGAACCCTTATCCATTTGGAGAATTCACGGCAAAAATTTTTCAGGGGTTAGGGTGCAAACCGATCTCTTGAGGCAGAAGAATGAAAGAAGTTTGAAGAGTATGTACGCTGTGCTTAAAGCGATTCAGAATAATGATTTTCCTCCTCCGCTGCCAGAAATTTACGAGTTAAAGGTACAGTCGTCAAAGATAGCTTTACAACAGGATTCAGGAGAGCTTGACCTTCAAGAAGTAGGGTTACTTTGGAAGATATTTCTTAAAAATTTTCCGGCGTATAGGAAAGAGGCACTGACAATTTTTAAGAACTACACGTTACTGAATAGAACTCTCCCCCCTCAAATCCTACTGTTCTTAAAACAAGTTAAAAGGAATTTGACTCGTGCTGTTAGCAACTAAGAACATGACTGCTTTATTAGGAACTCGGCAGTTACCTGCTGATGGGGTGGCGGATTATTGTGATGCTTTATCCCAAGCGATGCAACGACAGGGTGAGAGTTTTGATGTGGTGCAAGTTCCGTGGCAGGAAATGGGACTGGTGCGATCGCTCTTTTGGCTATGGCAAGCTAGCCAACCTTGGAAAAACGAATGGGTTATCGCTCAATATACCGCTTCAGCTTGGTCTAAACGGGCTTTACCAGTTTTCTTTCTCTTCGTGCTGCTGGTGTTGCGGCTGCGGGGTGTGCGGTTAGCGGTGATGTTCCATGAAGTGCAAGGCTATCCTGGGGAGAAACTCACTTACAAAATCCGCCGGAACGTACAACTCGCGGTGATTCAAGCTGCTATCCGTTTAGCCGATCGCGCTATTGTCAATGTCTCGCGAGATCGCGTTCCTTGGCTACCCACCGATCGCGATAACTTAGAGTTTATCCCCGTGGGTTCCAACATTCCGCCGCAACCCCACCGCTTTCAACCGGGAGAAGGGAAAACTGTAGCAGTGTTTGGACTCACCAGCTACGAGATTACCCCAGACGAGATTAACGCGATCGCCTACGCCTTACAACAAGCTAGCCAAAAACTCCCCAACCTCCGCCTCGTCACCTTGGGGAGAGGATCGAAAGACGCCGAACCCTATTTACAACAAGCCTTAAAAAATACCTCCGTCGAACTCGTCACCCTGGGTTTACTTTCCCCTGAAGAAATTGCTGCAACCCTTGCCAGTTCAGATGTTTTGCTATACGTTCGCGGCGAAATTTCCACCCGACGAACCACTGCGATCGCGGCTATTGCTTGCGGACTTCCCATTGTGGGTTACTCTGGCGTAGAAACGGGTTCTCCTATCCCGGATACGGGTGTCGTTCTCGTTCCCGAAGGCGAAAAACCCCAACTCGCAGACGCCTTAATTCGGGTCTTGACCGATGACGCACTCCGGTTAGAATTGCATCAACGCAATTTGCAAGCCTATGAGGAGCATTTCTCCTATGATGCGATCGCCAAACGGTTTTTGCAGGTCTTAACCCCATGAATAAACCCCGCCATCGCGTTCTCCTCGTTTCTTCCCAACCGATCCAAAACACCGCCGCCTTACGGTTAATGGCGGTACATCCCCAACTGGATATTCTCGTCGCTTACTGTTCGCTTCCCGAAGCGCAAACTCTCCATACCTCCTCCCTGCAACATAGTTCAGAATTTCTCACCCAAGCCGCCTTTGATATTCCCTGGTTAGAAGGGTATCCCTGGCGCTATATTCCCAACCGTTCCCCCAAACCCAATTTGACCAAACCCTACGGGTTAATTAACCCCGGTCTAGTCAAGCTCATGTCAGAATACGACTGTTGTGTCGTGTACGGTCATGCCTTCGTCAGTTTCTGGATGGCGATCGCCGCTGCTAAACTCAGCCGTAAGCCACTATTTCTCACCACCGACGCTACCTATCTAGAAGCGCCGGAAGGCGGAAATTGGAAAATTCCCCTCAAACAGCAATTTTTACCCGCACTCTACAACCAAGTCGCCGACGGCGTTTTAGTCCCCTCTTCGGCTTCCCGCCACTTTTTAGAGTCTTTAGGGGTTGCTTCGGAGAAAATTTTCCTCACTCCCTACGTCGTCGATAACGAACGGATCGCCTTAACAGCGGCGCAAACCCATAAAGCACAAATTCGCGCCGACTGGGGAATACCCGAAGATGCCGTCGTTGCCATCTTTTGCGCCAAATTCATCCCCCGCAAACGTCCCCTTGATGCCATTCAAGCCTTTGCCAAAGCCAACGTTCCCAACAGCTATTTAGTCATGGTGGGGGTTGGACCCCTAGAGGCGGAACTCAAAGCCGCCGCCGAACAGCTTGGCGTTGCGGATCGGGTGAAGTTCCCCGGTTTAATCAAATATTCTCGCTTGCCAGAAGCCTACGCCGCTAGCGATCTCCTGGTGTTTCCCTCCGAACACGAACCCTATGGCTTGCCAGTCAATGAAGCGATGATTTGTGGTATTCCGGTATTGGTGAGCGATCGCATTGGTGCCACCTACGATCTCGTCATTTCTGGAGAAACCGGGTTTGCTTACCCCTGTGGTAACGTAGAAAAATTTGCCGAATTGCTCCAAGAACTCTTGAGCGATCGCGATCGCCTCATCAAAATGGGAAAAATGGCTCAGAAGCGCATGGAAACCTGGTCGGCTCGCGAAAACGTTGAAGGTTTAATCCTGGCGATTGAAAAACACCTCAACCCCTCAAAATAGATAGAAATAAAATCGCTCAAGCCATCCATGAAACTCATTAGTTATCTGAACCGACCAGAATATATTTTTCGACCCACCCAGGTCTATCAACGGTTTTTACAACGAACCTCATCCCAACCCTTTGAACGCGTCCAACTTCCGTGGGGAATTGAGATTAAAATTCGTCCTAACGAGGATTTAGGTTTAGCGATTTGGAAAATGGGGGTTTACGATTTATGCGTCACAGAACTGCTCTGGCGGCTAATCGACCCAGGAGAAACGACCCTTGATATTGGCGCAAATATTGGTTACATGACCAGTATCATGGCTCAACGGGTTGGTAAAACAGGTCAAGTGCTTTGCTTTGAACCCCATCCCGAAATTTATCAAGAACTTGCTGAAAATATTCAGCATTGGCAAGCCACCTCTGGCTGGAACCAGATACAGCCGCATTCCCTCGCCTTATCTGAAGCCGCAGGTGAAGGCTTTTTAGAAACCAGCAGTTATTTTGAAAGCAATCGCGGGACAGCCTCTTTAGCAGCAGAGAACCCTTCAACCTCTACGGCTTTACAAGCTAAAAAGCAGGGATATACAGTTCAACTCCAAAAACTCGATGCCTTAATTGATTCCGCACAAAAAATAGGCGTTGCCAAGATTGATGTTGAAGGACATGAAATTAGCGTCCTGAAAGGAGCCAGCCGCCTTTTAAGTCAATCCCAAATTCGAGATATTATCTTTGAAGATCATCAGGCTTATCCCAGTCCCGTCACAGAACTGTTAGAAAACCATCGCTACACCCTTTTTAGAATCAACAAAGGTTTCCTAAAACCCGTCCTCAGCCAATCTTTTAACCACCACCCCTTCTATTCTCCCTTCTGGGAACCTCCCAGTTATCTCGCAACTCTCGATCCGCAAAGAACCCAACAACGCTTGCAGCATTTAGGGTGGAAATCTCTCAAAACCCAAACCGTCTGAGCCTTCCCGTGAACATCCTCATTTATTGTCCAACCTTTGACATCATTGGCGGCCTAGAAATGGTCATCGCCATCCTGGCCGATCAGTTTGTCAAATCCGGACATCAAGTCAAAATTGTGGCTCAAACCACGGCTACAGAGGCGACGGCTTTCCCCTTCGAGGTAATTCGCCAACCCAGTCGCGCCAAATTATTACAACTTGTGCAGTGGTGCGATATTTATTTTCAGGGAAATGTTAGCCTCAAGGGAATTTGGCCCTTATTGTGGGTTCGCAAACCCTTAGTGCTGACCCATCAAAGTTGGTATCAGCGCTTAGATGGTCGGCAGGGATGGCAAGATCGATTGAAACTCAGCGTAACGCGCAGAGCGATTAATATTTCAGCCAGTCAAAGTATTGCGTCTCATTTACCCGTGTCTTCCGCTGTTATCCCTAACCCCTATCGGGAGGATATTTTTTATGAAATGCCGGAGATTCCCCGAAATCGAGAACTTGTATTTCTAGGACGTTTGGTATCGGATAAAGGCGTGGATTTGCTTCTAGAAGCCTTGGGAAGCCTGCAAAAAGAAGGGTTAACCCCCCACCTCACGATTATTGGTACAGGCCCAGAGGAAGCCAATCTACGCCAGCAGGTAAGCGCGTTGAATTTGGAGAACCAGGTGGAGTTTGCGGGGACAAAACGCGATCGCGAACTCGCCACCCTCCTCAACCAACACCAGATCCTGGTAGTTTCCTCCCGATGGTCAGAACCCTTTGGCATTGTCGCGTTAGAGGGGATTGCTTGTGGCTGTGTCGCCATCGGTTCCAACCAAGGCGGACTCCCCGATGCCATTGGCAAATGTGGTGTAACATTTCCTAACGGGGATAGCCAAGCCTTAGCTACCCTCCTGAAAGAATTGTTACAAAACCCCTCTCAACTCGAAGGTTATCGACAAAGTGCGATCGCGCATTTAGCCAAACATACCCGTTCCGCCGTATCTCAAGCTTATTTAGAAACGATTAACCAGCATTTATGATTAGATTGATCGTAGCCTTTAGTGCGGTATTCTTAGTTTTTTATATATCCTGTCTAGACTGGCGCAAATCAGTCAAAGCAGTTTTCTTCCTCGTAGTCATGGAAGGCGCGTTACGGAAATGGGTACTGCCGCAAGCGAGTGAATTAATCTATTTCTTAAAAGATTTTGTACTATTAGGCGCTTATTTTCAATATTACTTTTTATCGGCTCTATGGAGAAAAGCACCTCCCAACCGAAGTTTTATTAATGTCTTGATATTTCTCGTCCTAGGTTGGGGTGTATTTCAACTCTTTAATACTAGCTTAGGCTCCCCAATTGTTGGCATTTGGGGAATGAAAAATTATCTCTATTATGCCCCAATGATGTGGATGCTTCCTAGCTTATTTCCCACAGAAGAAGACTTCTATAAGTTTTTGCGATCGCACTTACTCCTGCTTATCCCAGTGGGTATTTTAGGTATCGTTCAGTACATGAGTCCTGTAAACAGTCCCATTAACGCCTATGCACCGGGCCAAGATGTGGAAGCAGGTATTGCAGTATTTGGATTGTCTAATAGAGCTAGAATTACTTCGACTTTTGCCTATATCAATAATTATGTCCCTTACTTGTTTGTTTGCTTTGGTTTGCTGATCGCGCTGTTTACCAAAAAACAAAATAGTTTTTGGCTTCAAATGACAATCGTTGAACTTATTCTGACAAGTATTAACGCTTTCCTAACTGGATCGAGAACCACCATTTTTGCAATTGGCATATTCTTGATTGGTTACTTTGGGTTTAAGTTTATGACTCAAATTGCCAGTGCAATTCGTCTATTAAAGTGGACTTTTGCGCCAATTGTGTTTGGCGGAATTGCCCTATTTTATGGATTTCAAACGGAAGTCGATCGAATTTTAGATAGAATTCTTTATAGTGGAGATGTTGCCGACCGTATTTACCTCGTATTTGCCGAACCTTTTTTCTATATCAAATATAAAGAACTCGATGCCTTTGGACCAGGTTCTACCCACCAAGCGACCGGAATTTTACGCTCAATTTTAGGATTACCCTATGGAGAAATACCTCCATCTGTTGAATCAGAAATGGGGAAAATTATGCTAGAAATTGGCCCTATTGGGTTTACCTTTTGGTATGTACTCAGACTTGGGATTTTGCTGGCTCTATTCTTTCTGATCTTTAAACTCAAACGTCCTTTCCTCCGAGAACTTGCGCTGGTTGCTTTTCTCATTCAGCTCATCTGGATTCCTG from the Desertifilum tharense IPPAS B-1220 genome contains:
- a CDS encoding glycosyltransferase family 4 protein → MSNVNKPLKILMILHMPWNRNLGGARVQLELAEEFQLLGHQVEKFDILDAFPHSKFSRLTSLTRPSFATKARAYVEANAHRFDIIDAHQGNLPFSKGKLGFEGLLVARSVGLYAFCEEFASFEKTKWAIKPQGNPISRFLRNWRNKQESPYYLKSLEACDLINLPNFDELKYVKEQWGLEKKSVVFPFGLSEQRQQKFISVIPPSEIRLSHQEIVFIGYWSPRKGSRDWAEIIRRIKEKIPKAKFLFLGTGVDPAQVLADLEQPPCEWIKIVPSYDSEELPELLSTATVGAFPSYMEGFGFAVLEKLASGLPTIAYDIPGPRDMLSSLDTKLMVSVGSVEEFANRLIDILQLSPKSYSILSEQCVQKAKRFSWKEIARAHLEVYTELLQSIK
- a CDS encoding FkbM family methyltransferase, which encodes MIHRIRTAYEVMRVTHKYFRASQVPDGGFYYLNGTPKRLYGQYALTMAIGISLHDCYGLKRFKYLENIVDIGANIGVFTLYASLLFPKAKIAAYEPFLPTFENLKKNLEVQGNVAIYPYAVGDSNREVELNYQGDASACYVSDSSSINSIEHQKTCMKSFDEIANQFNSPIGLLKLDCEGSEYEIMRCASFETVRYVVGELHTCPQGTPELGLEILKERGFIIDKWLPYPDGKAGDVWARNARNTGCEEDWLA
- a CDS encoding glycosyltransferase family 2 protein — encoded protein: MNEYRLSIALITRNLPDLLERCLRSLRSQSIQPFEVVVSDDSEPEYVVANQLIAQKWNCRYLTGTRRGLQANLNNAILACQGTHVRIVNDDHIFPENHFKVLLQAIESDPECIWTLGEYYEMPHSNAILHLPGEVQPRGYHKPITNYTNSFGISGGSATLPRKIFEIHRFLETFGYVCDLEFGPRLSALGYRIRYCPDTYVIHLSEGSAEERIDKRKFVYPKGSFLLAHLTYSCYRPNFLNQVECLVYFAMLAIMTSFKVKNNYFTLTDFWETLTLSNQYREKFRNQEYEQIV
- a CDS encoding glycosyltransferase family 2 protein → MLLVTVVIPTYNYEQYIGDAINSVLQCGYPSHDLEIIVIDDGSTDDTKSSLESYQDLIQYVYQDNLGKAAATQKGIELAKGKYIFNLDADDLFLPQKIQKVVEIFEQDSSLTHVSHPALYWNVSTDSKEIEAIPDFIKRRKIKGEELINYFYPRRMLFGGGSTFAAKTEFLRKSTIPSGVDMFTDEYLVLVALNKGYTYFLNEPLSIWRIHGKNFSGVRVQTDLLRQKNERSLKSMYAVLKAIQNNDFPPPLPEIYELKVQSSKIALQQDSGELDLQEVGLLWKIFLKNFPAYRKEALTIFKNYTLLNRTLPPQILLFLKQVKRNLTRAVSN
- a CDS encoding glycosyltransferase — encoded protein: MTALLGTRQLPADGVADYCDALSQAMQRQGESFDVVQVPWQEMGLVRSLFWLWQASQPWKNEWVIAQYTASAWSKRALPVFFLFVLLVLRLRGVRLAVMFHEVQGYPGEKLTYKIRRNVQLAVIQAAIRLADRAIVNVSRDRVPWLPTDRDNLEFIPVGSNIPPQPHRFQPGEGKTVAVFGLTSYEITPDEINAIAYALQQASQKLPNLRLVTLGRGSKDAEPYLQQALKNTSVELVTLGLLSPEEIAATLASSDVLLYVRGEISTRRTTAIAAIACGLPIVGYSGVETGSPIPDTGVVLVPEGEKPQLADALIRVLTDDALRLELHQRNLQAYEEHFSYDAIAKRFLQVLTP
- a CDS encoding glycosyltransferase family 4 protein is translated as MNKPRHRVLLVSSQPIQNTAALRLMAVHPQLDILVAYCSLPEAQTLHTSSLQHSSEFLTQAAFDIPWLEGYPWRYIPNRSPKPNLTKPYGLINPGLVKLMSEYDCCVVYGHAFVSFWMAIAAAKLSRKPLFLTTDATYLEAPEGGNWKIPLKQQFLPALYNQVADGVLVPSSASRHFLESLGVASEKIFLTPYVVDNERIALTAAQTHKAQIRADWGIPEDAVVAIFCAKFIPRKRPLDAIQAFAKANVPNSYLVMVGVGPLEAELKAAAEQLGVADRVKFPGLIKYSRLPEAYAASDLLVFPSEHEPYGLPVNEAMICGIPVLVSDRIGATYDLVISGETGFAYPCGNVEKFAELLQELLSDRDRLIKMGKMAQKRMETWSARENVEGLILAIEKHLNPSK
- a CDS encoding FkbM family methyltransferase, which codes for MKLISYLNRPEYIFRPTQVYQRFLQRTSSQPFERVQLPWGIEIKIRPNEDLGLAIWKMGVYDLCVTELLWRLIDPGETTLDIGANIGYMTSIMAQRVGKTGQVLCFEPHPEIYQELAENIQHWQATSGWNQIQPHSLALSEAAGEGFLETSSYFESNRGTASLAAENPSTSTALQAKKQGYTVQLQKLDALIDSAQKIGVAKIDVEGHEISVLKGASRLLSQSQIRDIIFEDHQAYPSPVTELLENHRYTLFRINKGFLKPVLSQSFNHHPFYSPFWEPPSYLATLDPQRTQQRLQHLGWKSLKTQTV
- a CDS encoding glycosyltransferase family 4 protein; this translates as MNILIYCPTFDIIGGLEMVIAILADQFVKSGHQVKIVAQTTATEATAFPFEVIRQPSRAKLLQLVQWCDIYFQGNVSLKGIWPLLWVRKPLVLTHQSWYQRLDGRQGWQDRLKLSVTRRAINISASQSIASHLPVSSAVIPNPYREDIFYEMPEIPRNRELVFLGRLVSDKGVDLLLEALGSLQKEGLTPHLTIIGTGPEEANLRQQVSALNLENQVEFAGTKRDRELATLLNQHQILVVSSRWSEPFGIVALEGIACGCVAIGSNQGGLPDAIGKCGVTFPNGDSQALATLLKELLQNPSQLEGYRQSAIAHLAKHTRSAVSQAYLETINQHL